One Synechococcus sp. PROS-9-1 DNA window includes the following coding sequences:
- a CDS encoding dihydrofolate reductase family protein, protein MERPSVRLVLAVSLDGRLAPASGGAAQLGGAGDRHVLEQALAWSDAVLIGAGTLRAHRCTCLIHEQQLLAQRKQDGRPLQPTALVVSRRPDFCLEWPFFQQEIERHLLTPDRLSVDGFSTTHRLQASWESTLVELAALGFHRLVLLGGAGLCGSLLEADQVDELQLTLSPCLLGGRFSWIPIDGCSMPAALAQPDAWTLLSAERLSGNELVVRYGRSR, encoded by the coding sequence GTGGAGCGACCGTCGGTTCGCCTGGTTCTAGCCGTCAGCCTGGATGGACGGCTTGCACCTGCCTCTGGAGGGGCCGCTCAGCTGGGCGGTGCTGGTGATAGGCACGTGCTTGAGCAGGCTTTGGCTTGGTCCGATGCTGTCCTGATCGGTGCAGGAACACTGCGGGCCCACCGCTGCACTTGTTTGATTCATGAGCAACAGCTTTTGGCTCAGCGCAAGCAAGACGGACGGCCCCTGCAGCCAACGGCTCTCGTGGTGAGTCGCCGCCCAGATTTTTGTCTGGAGTGGCCGTTTTTTCAACAAGAGATTGAGCGTCATCTCTTGACCCCAGATCGGTTGTCAGTGGATGGTTTCTCCACCACTCATCGGTTGCAAGCGTCTTGGGAGAGCACCTTGGTTGAGCTCGCTGCATTGGGCTTTCATCGCCTTGTTCTTCTTGGAGGGGCGGGCCTCTGCGGATCGTTATTGGAAGCCGATCAAGTGGATGAGCTGCAGCTCACCCTGAGCCCATGCCTTCTGGGAGGTCGGTTCAGCTGGATTCCGATCGATGGATGCAGCATGCCAGCGGCGCTCGCGCAGCCCGACGCTTGGACGCTGTTATCGGCCGAGCGACTGAGCGGCAATGAGCTTGTGGTTCGTTATGGACGCAGTCGCTGA
- a CDS encoding 6-carboxytetrahydropterin synthase, translated as MTDAITTAPHGQGRGCVITRRACFSSSHRYWLPELSADDNAARFGSCAMAPGHGHNYELIVSMAGGLDANGMVLNLSEVKHAIRSEITEQLDFRFLNEAWPEFDVTSSEGCLPTTEALVRIIWSRLANQLPLVALRLYESSGLWADYLGQTMDAYLTIRTHFAAAHRLARPELSQEENEQIYGKCARPHGHGHNYLVDVTVRGSIDPRTGMVCDLAALQRLVSDLVVEPFDHTFLNKDVAHFAECVPTAENIALHIVDRLTTPVRAIGAQLHKVRLQESPNNAAEVYAEAPALNAMPEAMHSVVNG; from the coding sequence ATGACTGATGCCATCACGACGGCACCGCACGGCCAAGGTCGTGGCTGTGTCATCACCCGCCGAGCCTGCTTCAGCTCCAGCCACCGTTATTGGTTGCCGGAATTAAGTGCTGATGACAATGCGGCCCGCTTTGGATCGTGTGCGATGGCCCCTGGCCATGGACACAATTACGAATTGATCGTTTCCATGGCTGGTGGCCTCGACGCCAACGGCATGGTGCTGAACCTCTCTGAGGTGAAGCATGCGATTCGTTCGGAGATCACTGAACAACTCGATTTCCGCTTCCTCAATGAGGCTTGGCCAGAATTCGATGTCACCAGTTCGGAGGGTTGCCTGCCAACCACCGAAGCTCTTGTTCGGATCATCTGGTCTCGGTTGGCCAATCAGCTCCCGCTTGTGGCGCTGCGCCTCTATGAATCATCAGGCCTGTGGGCCGACTACCTCGGACAAACCATGGACGCCTATCTCACCATCCGCACTCACTTCGCCGCTGCGCACCGTCTGGCAAGACCAGAGTTGAGCCAAGAGGAAAATGAGCAGATCTACGGCAAATGTGCCAGACCCCATGGTCATGGCCACAACTATTTAGTGGATGTGACTGTTCGCGGAAGCATTGATCCCCGCACTGGGATGGTTTGCGATTTAGCAGCGCTTCAGCGTCTCGTGAGCGATCTGGTCGTTGAGCCTTTTGACCACACCTTCCTCAACAAGGACGTTGCCCACTTCGCCGAATGTGTTCCTACCGCTGAGAACATTGCTCTTCACATCGTTGATCGACTGACCACTCCTGTGCGCGCCATTGGCGCTCAGCTTCACAAGGTGCGGCTTCAGGAGAGTCCTAATAACGCTGCTGAGGTGTACGCCGAAGCTCCTGCACTCAACGCGATGCCCGAAGCGATGCATTCCGTCGTGAACGGCTAG
- a CDS encoding shikimate kinase: MADGATTTPHPLKARLGGRNLYLVGMMGSGKSSTGRPLAQRLGYGFVDADGVVEALAGRPIPQIFETDGEQGFRALESQVLQAIGERHSLVVATGGGVITQPENWGVLHQGIVIWLAPERDQLLARLLADPGARPLLQERDPGAALDALLEARTPLYAEADLRIKVGDETVNAVTERILEAIPGILKPHELMFQAPSAPQTTED; this comes from the coding sequence ATGGCTGACGGCGCGACCACGACACCACACCCTTTGAAGGCCCGTCTGGGCGGCCGCAACCTCTACCTGGTCGGAATGATGGGAAGCGGCAAAAGCAGCACAGGACGCCCATTAGCTCAACGACTGGGCTATGGCTTCGTCGATGCCGATGGAGTCGTGGAAGCGCTGGCTGGCCGCCCGATTCCCCAAATCTTTGAGACTGATGGTGAGCAAGGGTTCCGAGCACTCGAGAGTCAGGTGCTGCAGGCCATTGGCGAGCGCCATTCGCTCGTGGTTGCGACCGGTGGTGGGGTGATCACACAACCAGAAAACTGGGGCGTTCTGCATCAAGGGATCGTGATCTGGCTTGCGCCTGAACGGGACCAACTTCTGGCGCGTCTGCTTGCGGATCCAGGGGCAAGGCCACTGCTTCAGGAGCGCGATCCTGGCGCGGCTCTAGATGCGCTCCTTGAAGCTCGGACCCCTCTTTATGCCGAGGCCGATTTACGGATCAAGGTGGGCGACGAAACGGTCAATGCTGTGACAGAGCGCATCCTTGAGGCCATCCCTGGCATTCTCAAACCCCATGAGCTCATGTTCCAGGCTCCAAGCGCACCGCAAACCACTGAAGATTGA
- a CDS encoding chlororespiratory reduction protein 7, producing MSDPLIRACDHYVVLEPGKPEQLLSSDDTLTWLTEQLENMSVLPSDLRDFGSSSAAAERLLDTACDLELAPGFNLQWFAVRLEPGT from the coding sequence ATGTCCGATCCCCTCATCCGTGCTTGTGATCACTATGTAGTGCTTGAACCGGGCAAGCCAGAACAACTGCTCAGTTCCGACGACACCCTGACATGGCTGACGGAGCAGTTGGAAAACATGTCAGTGCTACCTAGTGATTTGCGTGATTTTGGCTCCTCATCTGCTGCCGCAGAAAGGCTGTTGGATACGGCGTGCGATCTCGAATTGGCTCCAGGGTTCAATCTTCAGTGGTTTGCGGTGCGCTTGGAGCCTGGAACATGA
- a CDS encoding DUF6816 family protein — protein sequence MAVLLLSGPSKPALADNTQNNQQLEARLEAWPAWSDPAALPRPRAKQDLVYPDWFEGLWEVESLDLLANGTVDESVPPLQHLAQFQLNQQKDVVGNRPFNARAVGRALLGQQLISVEQAPHQVNRQLARLSDDRLLETTVIGRQQTSIHAAAFLSDELVLQVMHGARAPRLSRIETLSRYQPCPDVPTAEIISRICVEQWQQTYPAPGEASTSFVQRASRYKLTLTRQQDPAETREPQVGRAIQTKAEGGDDH from the coding sequence ATGGCCGTGCTTCTTCTAAGTGGGCCCTCAAAACCGGCCCTAGCGGACAACACCCAAAATAATCAGCAGCTCGAAGCCCGCCTAGAAGCATGGCCAGCCTGGTCGGATCCTGCTGCTCTGCCGCGGCCACGAGCCAAACAGGATTTGGTCTATCCAGATTGGTTTGAAGGGCTTTGGGAGGTGGAAAGTCTTGATCTTTTGGCGAATGGAACGGTGGACGAAAGCGTGCCCCCCTTGCAGCATTTGGCCCAATTTCAGCTCAATCAGCAGAAGGATGTGGTGGGGAATCGACCGTTTAATGCCAGAGCTGTTGGACGGGCGCTCTTAGGCCAGCAACTCATCAGCGTGGAGCAAGCCCCTCATCAAGTGAACCGTCAGCTCGCTCGACTGAGCGACGATCGACTGCTGGAAACGACCGTGATCGGGAGGCAACAAACCTCGATCCACGCCGCTGCCTTTCTGAGTGATGAGCTTGTTCTCCAGGTCATGCATGGGGCAAGAGCGCCAAGGCTCAGCAGGATTGAAACCCTGAGTCGCTATCAACCCTGCCCAGACGTGCCAACCGCTGAAATCATCAGCCGAATCTGTGTGGAGCAATGGCAGCAAACCTATCCAGCTCCCGGGGAAGCCAGCACATCTTTTGTGCAACGAGCAAGCCGTTACAAGCTCACGCTCACACGGCAGCAGGATCCTGCTGAAACACGCGAGCCTCAAGTTGGTCGCGCCATTCAAACAAAGGCTGAAGGCGGGGATGATCACTGA
- a CDS encoding glutathione S-transferase family protein: MLELHQFRHSAFCLKVRMALHAKGLSFREVEVTPGIGQLAVFRLSGQRQVPVLVDGDTVVADSSAICRYLDELQPEPPLFPKDPRAVAQSHLIEDWADTTLAGSVRAALLQAAVDDPDLRAALLPDDVPGPIRQVMTGVPTGWLSGVNELFGQEERSAMLHNLIAIADGLTPDSVLVGDSLSLADLAVAAQLSLLRFPASAGSQLAGRGVAGLSDHPRLQPLFEWRDQLEARVFQQDPAAV; the protein is encoded by the coding sequence ATGCTTGAGCTGCATCAATTCCGTCATTCCGCCTTCTGCCTCAAGGTGCGAATGGCCTTGCATGCCAAAGGTTTGAGCTTTCGAGAAGTGGAGGTCACTCCTGGGATCGGTCAACTTGCCGTGTTTCGTTTGTCAGGGCAAAGGCAAGTTCCGGTGCTCGTGGACGGCGATACGGTGGTGGCAGATTCCAGCGCGATCTGTCGTTACTTGGACGAGCTGCAGCCCGAGCCGCCGCTCTTCCCAAAGGACCCTCGCGCTGTGGCCCAGAGTCATTTGATCGAAGACTGGGCCGATACAACCCTGGCAGGATCCGTCCGCGCGGCTCTGCTTCAGGCAGCGGTGGATGATCCTGATCTGCGTGCGGCCCTTTTGCCTGATGACGTACCGGGCCCGATTCGGCAGGTGATGACTGGAGTGCCAACGGGTTGGCTGAGTGGGGTCAATGAGCTGTTTGGCCAGGAGGAGCGTTCCGCCATGCTCCACAACCTGATCGCGATTGCGGATGGTCTGACTCCGGACAGCGTCTTGGTTGGCGATTCCCTCAGCCTGGCCGATTTAGCAGTGGCGGCGCAGCTATCCCTGTTGCGCTTCCCCGCTTCTGCAGGGTCTCAATTGGCTGGCCGCGGCGTTGCTGGTCTCAGTGATCATCCCCGCCTTCAGCCTTTGTTTGAATGGCGCGACCAACTTGAGGCTCGCGTGTTTCAGCAGGATCCTGCTGCCGTGTGA
- a CDS encoding DUF751 family protein produces MREFFVNVTRYPRYLIAFTLGVLNSVAEPLAQRRSNPVTAVALIGALISGFITLSLVLRAMVTTTAPLS; encoded by the coding sequence ATGCGCGAGTTTTTCGTCAATGTGACGCGTTACCCGCGCTATCTCATTGCCTTCACTCTTGGAGTGCTCAACTCCGTTGCCGAGCCCCTAGCTCAGCGGCGCAGCAATCCCGTCACCGCAGTTGCTCTGATCGGGGCTTTGATTAGTGGCTTCATCACCCTGAGCCTGGTGCTGCGTGCCATGGTGACTACTACAGCACCACTGAGCTGA
- the rbfA gene encoding 30S ribosome-binding factor RbfA, translating to MAQGRRVERVAALIRKETSELLINGIRDERVHQGMVSITEVEVSGDLQHCRIFVSVFGEQAQKDEVMEGLEAARGFLRGELGRRLQMRRAPEIVFKLDLGIEKGTTVLHLLGELGRDREERGDVPEGTDLPDNP from the coding sequence ATGGCCCAGGGACGTCGAGTTGAACGGGTTGCCGCCTTGATCCGCAAGGAAACCAGCGAGCTGCTCATCAATGGGATCCGTGACGAGCGGGTCCATCAAGGGATGGTGAGCATTACCGAGGTGGAGGTCAGCGGCGACCTTCAACATTGTCGAATTTTCGTCAGTGTCTTCGGCGAACAAGCGCAAAAAGACGAAGTCATGGAAGGCCTTGAGGCAGCAAGAGGCTTCCTCCGTGGAGAGTTAGGCCGTCGGTTGCAAATGCGCAGAGCCCCTGAAATCGTTTTCAAGCTCGATCTCGGAATTGAGAAAGGCACCACCGTGCTCCATTTGCTTGGGGAACTCGGACGGGATCGGGAAGAACGAGGAGACGTACCGGAAGGAACCGACCTCCCAGACAATCCATGA
- a CDS encoding glycoside hydrolase family 3 N-terminal domain-containing protein, protein MNAGEIRQAVAQLLVVRASGHATDKQRRYPRWELSNNELEQLLGAGVGGVILLGGTATELQQRCRTLQRWAGQPILLCADVEEGVGQRFEGASWLVPPMALGRLHRRAPQQAVQLAENYGRCCGNQAKRCGLNWVLAPVCDVNSNPDNPVINVRAWGEDPHTVGELTGAFQRGLAATGVLGCAKHFPGHGDTSTDSHLDLPLLQHSRERLESLELQPFRTLIEEGVSSVMTAHLLIPALDKQWPATLSANVLTTLLRVDLGFKGLVVTDALVMEAIAARYGAGEAAVLAFAAGADLILMPADAVAAIDALCAALRSGRVPMARLHDSLERRQAAVQSIPMTLDSGNNDHKIESAEERSLTLELVTHSLEISNSSTAKESTQPNPIDGINLIRVDGVLPCPMLSADAPAILFPKRLGFQSVLSHPLGISPWTDPAEPLAPLAIDRLGQGPLLLQLFVRGNPFQANRSIREPWADAIKQLIDLNRLFGLVVYGSPYVWEALSALLPSSIPAGYSPGQMPDAQQQLLERLLNPDPSPALSRLGSNEFTD, encoded by the coding sequence ATGAATGCAGGCGAGATCCGTCAGGCCGTCGCTCAATTGTTGGTTGTGCGCGCCAGCGGTCATGCCACAGACAAGCAAAGGCGATACCCGCGCTGGGAGCTCAGCAATAACGAGTTAGAGCAGCTGTTAGGCGCTGGGGTCGGGGGGGTGATCCTTCTCGGTGGAACAGCCACAGAGTTGCAACAACGCTGCCGCACATTGCAACGCTGGGCTGGGCAACCCATCCTGTTATGCGCCGACGTTGAAGAAGGCGTTGGCCAACGCTTTGAGGGGGCCAGCTGGCTTGTGCCACCAATGGCGCTCGGACGGCTCCATCGGAGAGCTCCACAACAGGCCGTGCAGCTTGCGGAAAACTACGGACGTTGTTGCGGCAATCAGGCAAAGCGCTGCGGGCTGAATTGGGTGCTGGCTCCGGTTTGCGATGTGAACAGCAACCCCGACAACCCCGTCATCAACGTGCGGGCATGGGGAGAAGATCCACACACCGTGGGGGAGTTAACAGGAGCCTTTCAGCGTGGACTGGCCGCTACAGGTGTCTTGGGCTGCGCCAAGCATTTCCCTGGGCATGGCGACACCTCCACCGACTCCCACCTGGACCTTCCTCTGCTGCAACACAGTCGCGAACGCCTAGAGAGCCTTGAACTTCAACCGTTTCGCACCCTGATCGAGGAGGGAGTCAGCAGTGTGATGACCGCCCATCTGCTGATTCCAGCGTTAGATAAACAGTGGCCGGCCACCCTCTCCGCCAACGTGCTCACCACGCTTTTACGAGTTGATCTTGGCTTCAAGGGCCTTGTTGTCACCGATGCTTTGGTGATGGAGGCCATAGCGGCTCGCTACGGAGCAGGCGAAGCCGCAGTGCTGGCATTCGCGGCAGGCGCTGACCTCATTTTGATGCCGGCCGATGCCGTGGCTGCCATCGACGCCCTCTGCGCTGCACTCCGTTCGGGTCGTGTGCCGATGGCCCGTCTTCATGACTCTCTGGAACGCCGCCAGGCTGCTGTGCAGTCGATCCCGATGACGCTCGATTCAGGCAACAACGACCACAAGATCGAAAGCGCAGAGGAAAGATCCCTCACCTTGGAGCTCGTGACACATTCGCTGGAGATCTCCAACTCTTCAACCGCCAAAGAGTCAACACAGCCCAACCCCATCGATGGCATCAACCTGATCCGGGTGGATGGTGTTCTTCCCTGCCCGATGCTTTCTGCGGATGCCCCTGCAATCCTTTTTCCCAAGAGGCTCGGATTCCAATCTGTGCTGAGTCATCCCCTCGGGATTTCTCCGTGGACAGATCCTGCAGAGCCTCTGGCGCCTCTGGCGATCGATCGCCTCGGGCAAGGGCCTCTGCTCCTGCAATTATTTGTGCGCGGCAATCCATTTCAAGCCAACCGCAGCATTCGGGAACCCTGGGCTGACGCCATCAAACAACTGATTGACTTGAACCGATTGTTTGGCTTGGTGGTCTACGGAAGCCCCTACGTCTGGGAGGCCCTGAGCGCACTCCTGCCGAGCTCAATTCCAGCGGGCTATAGCCCGGGGCAAATGCCTGACGCACAGCAACAGTTGCTTGAACGTCTATTGAATCCGGATCCGTCGCCAGCTCTATCCAGGTTGGGCAGCAATGAATTCACCGACTGA
- a CDS encoding glycosyltransferase family 2 protein: MLSLSMIVRNEQERLGACLDSVKAFTDEMVILDTGSTDNTIAIAKAAGARVEQLPWPGDFAPARNAALDYVTGDWVLVLDADECLRAEAIPALKALMAQPDVLVINLLRHEQGAAMAPYSSVSRLFRRHPRIRWSRPYHSMVDDSVRELLQDEFHWRIAACPEPALLHDGYRPEQLQGTDKAGRLRRSMEEWLEQEPGHPYACAKLGALEVADGDRIHGIALLREGLANLGEGDENAAERYELLLHLGIALSSEDTDQAIGFYKQALAQALDVRLGLGARLNLAALLLQTNKIEEAIQLTTTACQRAPEVALAWYNLGLMQRRKGEIKDALQSYERAISLEPNHAECHQNLAVARLVGGDIDGARASFREAIALLNSQGKGDQARALHDQVSGLVKLNEVNA; encoded by the coding sequence ATGCTCAGCCTGTCGATGATCGTGCGAAACGAGCAGGAGCGTCTGGGGGCCTGCCTTGACTCCGTGAAGGCCTTCACCGACGAAATGGTCATCCTTGACACGGGCTCTACCGACAACACGATTGCTATTGCAAAAGCAGCTGGTGCCCGGGTCGAACAGTTGCCTTGGCCAGGCGATTTCGCTCCAGCACGCAATGCCGCCCTGGACTATGTAACCGGCGACTGGGTGCTCGTGCTTGATGCGGATGAATGCCTAAGAGCTGAAGCGATCCCTGCTCTCAAGGCGCTCATGGCCCAGCCGGATGTGCTGGTCATCAATCTGCTGCGCCATGAGCAGGGTGCTGCGATGGCGCCCTATTCCAGTGTGAGTCGCCTCTTTCGCCGCCATCCCCGCATCCGCTGGAGCCGCCCGTATCACTCGATGGTGGATGACAGCGTGCGCGAACTGCTCCAGGACGAATTCCACTGGCGCATTGCAGCCTGCCCAGAGCCAGCCCTACTTCACGACGGTTACCGGCCCGAACAACTGCAAGGAACGGATAAGGCAGGCCGTCTGCGCCGGTCCATGGAGGAATGGCTGGAACAGGAGCCTGGACATCCCTACGCCTGCGCCAAGCTCGGGGCCCTCGAGGTGGCGGATGGGGATCGGATTCATGGCATCGCCCTTCTGCGCGAAGGGCTAGCCAACCTTGGCGAGGGTGATGAGAACGCTGCAGAGCGCTACGAGCTGTTGCTCCATCTGGGTATCGCCTTGAGCTCAGAGGACACCGACCAGGCAATCGGGTTCTACAAACAAGCCTTGGCGCAAGCTTTGGACGTTCGTCTTGGCCTTGGCGCCAGGCTGAATTTGGCCGCCCTGCTGCTCCAGACCAACAAGATCGAAGAGGCCATCCAACTGACCACAACAGCGTGCCAGCGTGCTCCTGAAGTGGCCCTTGCCTGGTACAACCTGGGGCTGATGCAACGCCGCAAGGGTGAGATCAAGGATGCGTTGCAGTCCTATGAACGAGCGATCAGCCTGGAACCCAACCATGCTGAATGCCATCAGAACCTTGCTGTTGCCAGGCTGGTCGGTGGAGACATCGACGGAGCGAGAGCATCATTCCGTGAGGCGATCGCCCTGCTCAACAGTCAGGGGAAAGGCGACCAGGCCAGAGCCTTGCACGATCAAGTGAGCGGGCTGGTGAAACTGAATGAGGTGAATGCATGA
- a CDS encoding uroporphyrinogen-III synthase has protein sequence MIAGGSPGLKGRTIVVTRAREQLGEARKLLEQQGARVLDLPALEIGPPDEWGPLDDALAELNEFHWLVFSSANGVQAVDERLQLQGSSLGRRPAGLRIAAVGRKTAGLLDQLGAPADFVPPDFVADSLIEHFPVSGWGLRLLLPRVQSGGRTLLAEAFGEAGARVVEAPAYESRCPADMPETTATALASGKVDAITFSSGKTVLHTASLLEQTLGAETAARAMSSIALVSIGPQTSKRCLEQFGRVDQEANPHDLDGLTQACLQVMQTR, from the coding sequence ATGATTGCTGGAGGCAGTCCCGGTCTGAAAGGACGCACCATCGTTGTCACAAGGGCTCGTGAACAACTGGGAGAAGCCCGAAAGCTTTTAGAGCAGCAGGGTGCCAGGGTCCTCGACCTGCCGGCTTTAGAAATCGGCCCTCCTGATGAATGGGGACCTCTGGATGATGCCCTGGCTGAATTGAATGAATTCCACTGGCTGGTCTTCTCCAGTGCCAATGGGGTGCAGGCCGTTGATGAACGCCTGCAGCTCCAAGGCAGCAGCCTGGGTCGTAGGCCTGCTGGGCTCCGTATTGCCGCTGTGGGACGCAAAACAGCAGGGCTGCTGGACCAGCTGGGTGCTCCCGCTGATTTCGTGCCACCTGACTTCGTGGCCGACAGCCTGATCGAACACTTCCCTGTTTCAGGTTGGGGGCTCAGACTCCTGCTGCCGCGGGTGCAAAGCGGAGGCCGCACGCTGCTCGCTGAAGCCTTTGGTGAAGCGGGTGCCAGGGTGGTGGAAGCGCCTGCCTACGAATCCCGCTGTCCAGCGGACATGCCAGAAACCACGGCCACGGCTTTGGCCTCAGGGAAGGTTGATGCGATCACATTCAGCAGTGGGAAAACCGTTCTCCATACGGCTTCACTGCTTGAGCAAACACTGGGAGCTGAGACAGCAGCCCGTGCCATGAGCTCGATCGCACTTGTGTCGATTGGGCCGCAGACCAGCAAGCGTTGTCTGGAACAGTTCGGACGGGTCGACCAGGAAGCCAACCCCCACGATCTCGATGGTTTAACCCAGGCCTGCCTTCAGGTGATGCAAACCCGCTGA
- a CDS encoding SRPBCC family protein gives MGRWLDHTVITEVQAPVAQVWTVWSDLEAMPRWMRWIESVKTREDPDLTDWTLAAQGFRFQWKARITSRIDQQQLLWESVGGLPTKGGVRFYQEQPEVTAVKLSVGYELPGVLAPLLEPSILGGIVTKELQANLDRFRDLVESGYTPRTEP, from the coding sequence ATGGGACGCTGGCTTGACCACACCGTCATCACCGAAGTTCAAGCACCTGTCGCGCAGGTTTGGACTGTTTGGAGTGATCTCGAAGCGATGCCTCGCTGGATGCGCTGGATCGAATCTGTCAAAACCCGAGAGGACCCTGATCTCACCGATTGGACCCTGGCAGCCCAAGGTTTCCGTTTTCAATGGAAAGCGCGCATTACCAGCCGCATTGATCAGCAGCAACTGCTGTGGGAATCGGTGGGGGGACTTCCCACCAAAGGTGGTGTTCGTTTTTATCAAGAGCAGCCTGAAGTCACAGCGGTGAAGTTGAGCGTCGGCTACGAACTGCCCGGAGTCTTGGCACCGCTGCTGGAACCGAGCATTCTGGGAGGGATTGTCACCAAGGAGCTCCAGGCAAACCTTGATCGTTTTAGGGATTTGGTGGAAAGCGGTTACACGCCACGGACGGAGCCTTGA
- the zds gene encoding 9,9'-di-cis-zeta-carotene desaturase — MQVAIVGSGLAGLAAAVDLVDAGHKVDLYEARPFMGGKVGSWVDENDNHIEMGLHVFFFNYANLFALMRKVGAIENLLPKEHTHLFVNSGGDLRELDFRFPIGAPFNGLKAFFTTPQLTWVDKLRNALALGTSPIVRGLVDYEGAMRTIRALDSVSFQTWFVSHGGSLESIRRMWNPIAYALGFIDCEAISARCMLTIFMMFASKTEASKLNLLKGSPHRWLTGPILEYIQERGATLHLRHRVKEVHYEEGETPKVTSLTLSTPEGECNVQADVYLAACDVPGIQRLLPDAWRKHEQFDAIHRLEAVPVATVQLRYDGWVTELAEGDLADTRRTDLSNPIGLNNLLYTADADFSCFADLALASPEDYLKPGEGSLLQCVLTPGDPWIPKSVSDIVAHTDAQVRNLFPSAQHLNLTWSNVVKLAQSLYREAPGMEPYRPDQRTPISNFYLAGSYTRQDYIDSMEGATMSGHLAAAAILGTSAKLATNTAVA; from the coding sequence GTGCAGGTCGCGATTGTGGGCTCAGGACTGGCCGGCCTAGCCGCTGCCGTCGACCTCGTGGATGCAGGTCACAAAGTCGATCTGTACGAAGCGCGTCCGTTTATGGGCGGCAAGGTCGGCAGCTGGGTGGACGAAAACGACAATCACATCGAGATGGGATTGCATGTGTTCTTTTTCAATTACGCGAACCTCTTTGCGCTGATGCGCAAGGTGGGTGCGATTGAGAATCTCCTGCCAAAAGAGCACACGCACTTGTTCGTGAATAGCGGAGGTGATCTGCGCGAACTTGATTTTCGTTTCCCGATCGGTGCTCCTTTCAATGGCCTCAAGGCCTTTTTCACAACTCCGCAGCTGACCTGGGTAGACAAGCTTCGCAATGCATTGGCCTTAGGCACGAGTCCAATTGTTCGAGGTCTCGTTGATTACGAAGGAGCGATGCGCACGATTCGCGCCTTGGATTCAGTGAGTTTTCAGACCTGGTTTGTTAGCCATGGCGGCAGCTTGGAGAGCATTCGCAGAATGTGGAATCCGATTGCTTACGCCTTGGGCTTCATCGATTGCGAAGCCATTTCGGCGCGATGCATGTTGACCATCTTCATGATGTTTGCGTCCAAGACAGAAGCCTCAAAGCTCAATTTGCTGAAGGGTTCACCCCATCGATGGCTCACTGGGCCAATTTTGGAGTACATCCAGGAACGCGGCGCCACGTTGCATCTTCGCCACCGTGTAAAGGAGGTGCATTACGAGGAAGGTGAGACCCCGAAGGTGACGTCCCTGACCTTGAGCACTCCCGAGGGTGAGTGCAATGTTCAGGCTGATGTGTACCTGGCAGCCTGTGATGTTCCGGGGATCCAGCGCCTTCTCCCCGATGCATGGCGTAAGCATGAGCAATTTGATGCCATTCATCGCTTAGAAGCTGTTCCTGTGGCCACGGTGCAGTTGAGATACGACGGTTGGGTGACGGAATTGGCCGAAGGAGATCTCGCCGATACTCGTCGAACGGATCTGTCTAATCCGATTGGTTTGAATAATTTGCTCTACACCGCTGACGCAGATTTCAGTTGTTTCGCTGATTTGGCATTGGCGAGTCCTGAGGACTATCTAAAGCCAGGGGAAGGATCGTTGTTGCAGTGCGTCCTGACGCCTGGTGATCCCTGGATTCCAAAATCAGTGAGTGACATCGTTGCCCATACCGATGCTCAGGTGCGCAACCTTTTCCCATCAGCCCAGCACTTGAACCTCACTTGGAGCAATGTTGTGAAGTTGGCCCAGTCTCTGTACCGAGAAGCACCTGGCATGGAGCCGTATCGCCCTGATCAACGCACACCGATCAGCAATTTTTACCTTGCTGGTAGTTACACCCGACAGGATTACATCGATTCGATGGAGGGAGCCACGATGAGTGGTCATCTTGCTGCCGCAGCCATCCTTGGCACGTCCGCGAAGCTGGCCACCAACACCGCGGTGGCCTGA